A genome region from Yoonia vestfoldensis includes the following:
- a CDS encoding polyprenyl synthetase family protein has product MVDLLARRPLPDALPEAGRIATQTIAASLSDLSGPVPEAMIYAVTGGKALRAFLALETARLHGVSPQVAAHAAAAIECIHAYSLVHDDLPCMDDDDLRRGQPTVHKRWDEATAVLAGDALQALAFELLGRLDCPDAPKIDLMLTLAQAAGVRGMVGGQAADIAAETAALPLVLDQIIALQAGKTGALISWAALVGPRMAQADQAALRIYGDCLGLAFQIADDVLDVTGDAALVGKAVGKDAAAGKATFVSLLGLDGAKRRAADLVTQACDALSAYGDDAETLKDAARFVTARTH; this is encoded by the coding sequence ATGGTTGACCTGCTTGCGCGGCGCCCCTTGCCTGATGCCTTGCCAGAGGCGGGGCGGATCGCGACCCAGACCATAGCGGCCAGCCTGTCGGACCTGTCCGGACCCGTGCCTGAGGCGATGATCTATGCTGTCACGGGCGGCAAGGCTTTGCGCGCTTTTCTGGCCTTGGAAACCGCCCGTCTGCATGGTGTCTCGCCGCAGGTCGCGGCCCATGCGGCGGCGGCGATCGAATGTATCCATGCCTATTCGCTGGTGCATGATGATCTGCCCTGCATGGATGACGACGACCTGCGCCGTGGCCAGCCCACGGTCCATAAGCGCTGGGACGAGGCAACGGCCGTGCTGGCGGGCGATGCTTTGCAGGCGCTGGCCTTTGAATTACTCGGCAGGCTGGATTGTCCGGATGCGCCCAAGATCGACCTGATGCTGACCCTTGCCCAGGCGGCGGGCGTGCGCGGCATGGTGGGCGGGCAGGCGGCGGATATTGCGGCGGAAACGGCGGCTCTGCCGCTGGTGCTGGATCAGATCATCGCCTTGCAGGCGGGCAAGACCGGTGCGTTGATTTCATGGGCCGCGTTGGTCGGGCCGCGTATGGCGCAGGCCGATCAGGCCGCTTTGCGCATTTATGGCGATTGTCTGGGTCTGGCCTTCCAGATCGCTGATGATGTGCTGGATGTGACCGGCGATGCAGCACTTGTCGGCAAGGCCGTGGGCAAGGATGCGGCGGCGGGCAAGGCGACTTTCGTGTCTCTTTTAGGGCTGGATGGGGCGAAACGCCGCGCAGCGGATCTGGTCACGCAGGCTTGTGATGCGCTATCTGCCTATGGCGATGATGCCGAAACATTAAAGGACGCCGCGCGTTTTGTCACCGCGCGCACGCATTAG
- the queG gene encoding tRNA epoxyqueuosine(34) reductase QueG, whose translation MKERLTAFARDAGFGKVGVCRPDAVPEMAERLAAFVDDGRHGQMAWMAERMGWRGDPTALWPAARSVIMLAEVYTPDHDPLAVLEARDRAAISVYAQGRDYHDVVKKRLKVVGRWLIDQVPGAEIKVFVDTAPVMEKPLAQAAGLGWQGKHTNLLGRDLGNWVFLGAIFTTVDLEPDTPEISHCGSCTACLDICPTQAFPAPYQLDARRCISYLTIEHKGPVDLDLRALMGNRIYGCDDCLAVCPWNKFAASGRDARLAARDDLLAPPLAELAQLDDAAFRARFAGSPIKRIGRDRFVRNVAYALGNSGDPAMVAPLSHLVDDPDPAVADAARWAILRLNADAP comes from the coding sequence ATGAAGGAGCGCCTGACAGCCTTTGCGCGTGACGCGGGTTTCGGTAAGGTGGGTGTCTGCCGCCCCGATGCGGTGCCGGAAATGGCCGAACGGCTGGCCGCTTTTGTGGATGATGGCCGCCATGGCCAGATGGCGTGGATGGCCGAGCGGATGGGCTGGCGTGGCGACCCGACAGCGCTTTGGCCCGCGGCGCGGTCGGTCATCATGCTGGCCGAGGTCTATACCCCCGATCATGATCCGCTTGCCGTGCTGGAGGCACGCGACCGCGCGGCGATCAGCGTTTATGCCCAGGGCCGCGATTATCATGATGTCGTCAAGAAGCGTCTGAAGGTCGTGGGCCGCTGGTTGATCGACCAGGTGCCGGGGGCCGAGATCAAGGTCTTTGTCGATACAGCCCCTGTCATGGAAAAGCCGCTGGCGCAGGCGGCGGGGCTGGGCTGGCAGGGCAAGCATACCAATCTTTTGGGCCGTGATCTGGGCAATTGGGTCTTTCTAGGTGCGATCTTTACCACCGTCGATCTGGAACCTGACACACCCGAGATCAGCCATTGCGGGTCTTGCACCGCCTGTCTGGATATTTGTCCGACCCAGGCCTTTCCGGCCCCTTACCAGCTGGATGCGCGGCGCTGTATTTCTTATCTGACCATCGAACATAAAGGCCCGGTGGACCTGGACCTGCGCGCTTTGATGGGCAACCGGATTTATGGCTGTGACGATTGTCTGGCGGTCTGTCCCTGGAACAAGTTCGCAGCCTCTGGCCGTGATGCAAGGTTGGCCGCGCGCGATGATCTGCTGGCGCCGCCTTTGGCAGAGCTGGCGCAGCTGGATGATGCCGCCTTTCGCGCCCGTTTTGCCGGATCGCCGATCAAGCGGATCGGGCGCGACCGCTTCGTGCGCAATGTCGCCTATGCGCTGGGCAATTCGGGTGACCCGGCGATGGTGGCCCCGCTGTCACATCTGGTTGATGATCCTGATCCGGCCGTGGCGGATGCGGCGCGCTGGGCTATCCTGCGTCTGAACGCAGATGCGCCATGA
- a CDS encoding branched-chain amino acid aminotransferase, with protein MAGAYDDRDGKIWLDGKLVEWRDANVHILTHAMHYASSVFEGERCYSGKIFKSRAHSERLIKSGQLIDFQIPYSVDEIEAAKQAALDANGLKDAYVRPVAWRGSGEDMGVAAARNPVHLAVAVWEWGNYYGDAKTRGAKLDIAKWKRPSPETAPSQAKAAGLYMIATMSKHAAEAKGCSDAMMFDYRGYVAEATGANLFFVKDGEVHTPKADAFLNGITRQTVIGMLRDKGIAVHERVIMPEELEGFQQCWLTGTAAEVTPVGQIGDYNFEVGALTRDIAADYEKLVRA; from the coding sequence ATGGCAGGCGCTTATGACGACAGGGACGGCAAGATCTGGCTGGATGGCAAACTTGTAGAATGGCGCGACGCCAATGTGCATATCCTGACCCATGCGATGCATTATGCCTCTTCGGTATTCGAGGGCGAGCGTTGCTATAGTGGCAAGATCTTCAAATCGCGCGCGCATTCCGAACGGCTGATCAAATCGGGCCAGTTGATCGATTTCCAGATCCCCTATTCGGTGGATGAAATCGAGGCGGCCAAACAGGCGGCCCTTGATGCCAATGGCCTTAAAGACGCCTATGTCCGTCCCGTCGCCTGGCGCGGATCAGGCGAGGATATGGGCGTCGCGGCGGCGCGCAACCCTGTGCATCTGGCCGTCGCGGTCTGGGAATGGGGCAATTATTATGGCGATGCGAAAACCCGTGGCGCCAAGCTTGATATTGCGAAATGGAAACGCCCCAGCCCCGAAACCGCGCCCAGCCAGGCCAAGGCCGCCGGTCTTTACATGATCGCCACCATGTCCAAACACGCCGCCGAAGCCAAAGGCTGTTCGGATGCGATGATGTTCGATTACCGCGGCTATGTGGCCGAGGCGACCGGCGCCAACCTATTCTTCGTCAAGGATGGCGAGGTCCACACGCCCAAGGCCGATGCCTTTTTGAACGGGATCACCCGTCAGACCGTGATCGGGATGCTGCGTGACAAGGGGATCGCGGTGCATGAACGTGTGATCATGCCCGAAGAACTGGAAGGTTTCCAGCAATGCTGGCTGACCGGCACCGCCGCCGAGGTCACACCCGTCGGCCAGATCGGTGATTACAATTTCGAGGTCGGCGCATTGACCCGCGACATCGCGGCCGATTACGAAAAACTGGTCCGCGCCTAG
- a CDS encoding DMT family transporter, whose product MQPLKGIVFKVASVGMFMAMAGLIKAASETVPPGQAVFFRSFFALPIIFGWLALRGELRHGWKTKNTMGHFWRGLVGTSAMGLGFAGLGLLPLPEVTAIGYAAPLLVVIFAAMFLNEDVRAFRLSAVALGMVGVLVVLSPRLSMGASLNTAETLGAIVVLMGAVLTALAQVFVRKLVATETTAAIVLWFTVTSSLLALLTIPWGWVTPTWNIAGLLVMAGLLGGIGQIFLTSSYRFADASLVAPFDYTSIILALAIGYFIFDEVPTGPMLIGAGIVILAGVLIIWRERKLGLQRAQQRKATGNTGS is encoded by the coding sequence ATGCAGCCGCTCAAGGGAATCGTCTTCAAGGTCGCGTCGGTCGGCATGTTCATGGCGATGGCAGGGCTGATCAAGGCCGCCTCGGAAACCGTGCCGCCGGGGCAGGCGGTTTTCTTTCGGTCCTTTTTTGCCCTGCCGATCATTTTTGGCTGGTTGGCCCTGCGGGGCGAATTGCGCCATGGCTGGAAAACCAAGAATACCATGGGCCATTTCTGGCGCGGTCTGGTCGGCACTTCGGCGATGGGGTTGGGCTTTGCGGGTTTGGGTCTGTTGCCGCTGCCCGAGGTGACGGCCATCGGCTATGCCGCGCCTTTGCTGGTGGTGATCTTTGCTGCGATGTTCCTGAACGAAGATGTGCGCGCCTTTCGCCTGTCGGCGGTTGCGCTGGGCATGGTCGGCGTGCTGGTGGTCTTGTCGCCGCGCCTGTCGATGGGCGCGTCACTGAACACGGCTGAAACTCTGGGCGCAATCGTCGTGTTGATGGGGGCGGTGCTGACGGCGCTGGCGCAGGTCTTTGTGCGCAAATTGGTGGCGACCGAGACGACGGCGGCCATCGTGTTATGGTTCACTGTTACGTCATCCTTGCTGGCGCTGCTGACGATCCCCTGGGGCTGGGTCACGCCCACATGGAATATTGCCGGGCTTTTGGTCATGGCGGGGCTTTTGGGCGGGATCGGGCAGATTTTCCTGACCTCCAGCTATCGTTTCGCCGATGCATCGCTGGTGGCGCCTTTCGATTACACCTCGATCATCCTGGCGCTGGCGATCGGCTATTTCATCTTTGACGAGGTGCCGACCGGCCCGATGCTGATCGGGGCGGGTATCGTCATCCTTGCCGGCGTGCTGATCATCTGGCGTGAACGCAAGCTGGGCCTACAGCGCGCCCAGCAACGCAAAGCCACCGGCAACACGGGGAGTTGA
- the dxs gene encoding 1-deoxy-D-xylulose-5-phosphate synthase: MSDQPNTPLLDNVQTPADMKSLSDAQLRKLADELRAETIAAVSVTGGHLGAGLGVVEMTVALHAVFDAPKDKIIWDVSHQSYPHKILTGRRDRIRTIRSEGGLSGFTKRSESPYDPFGAAHSSTSISAALGFAVARDLGGDGGDAIAIIGDGAISAGMAYEAMNNAGHLGKRLIVILNDNEMSIAPPVGAMSSYLSQLYAGAPFQEFKAAAKGAVSLLPEPFREGAKRAKDVLKHMTVGGTLFEQLGFSYLGPIDGHDMDQLLSVLRTVKARADGPILIHAITKKGKGYAPAERASDKGHATAKFDMVTGKQAKAPSNAPSYTSVFAESLLKHAASDPRICAVTAAMPDGTGLAKFMDRYASRCFDVGIAEQHAVTFSAGLAAGGMRPFCAIYSTFLQRGYDQVVHDVAIQRLPVRFAIDRAGLVGADGATHAGSFDVAFLANLPGFVVMAAADEAELVRMVATAAAHDDGPIAFRFPRGEGVGVEIPENAAPLEIGKGRMIREGAQVAILSFGTRLSEVTRACEALEAKGITPTVADARFAKPLDRDLILRLAAGHDALITVEEGAVGGFGSHVAQLLADEGVFDHGLRFRSMVLPDIFIDQASPKAMYDVAGMNAAHIEAKVLEALGVARLGKRA, encoded by the coding sequence ATGTCGGACCAACCCAACACCCCGCTTTTGGACAATGTCCAGACCCCGGCCGATATGAAATCCTTGTCGGATGCGCAGCTGCGCAAGCTGGCCGATGAATTGCGCGCTGAAACGATTGCCGCCGTGTCCGTGACAGGCGGCCATCTGGGCGCGGGGCTGGGTGTGGTGGAAATGACCGTGGCGCTGCATGCCGTATTCGATGCGCCCAAGGACAAGATCATCTGGGATGTGTCGCATCAATCCTATCCCCACAAGATCCTGACAGGCCGGCGCGACCGGATCCGCACGATCCGCAGCGAAGGTGGGTTGTCTGGATTCACCAAAAGGTCCGAAAGCCCCTATGACCCGTTTGGGGCCGCGCATTCCAGCACCTCGATTTCGGCGGCACTGGGCTTTGCCGTGGCGCGTGATCTGGGCGGCGATGGGGGTGATGCCATCGCGATCATCGGGGATGGCGCGATTTCGGCCGGGATGGCCTATGAGGCGATGAACAATGCGGGCCATCTGGGCAAGCGGCTGATCGTGATCCTGAACGACAATGAAATGTCCATCGCCCCGCCGGTGGGCGCGATGTCGTCCTATCTGTCACAGCTTTACGCCGGTGCGCCGTTTCAGGAATTCAAGGCTGCGGCCAAGGGCGCCGTGTCGCTGCTGCCCGAACCGTTCCGCGAAGGGGCCAAGCGCGCCAAGGATGTTCTGAAGCATATGACCGTGGGCGGGACCCTGTTCGAACAGTTGGGCTTTTCCTATCTGGGGCCGATTGACGGGCATGACATGGACCAGCTTTTGTCCGTTTTGCGCACCGTCAAAGCGCGGGCTGATGGCCCGATCCTGATCCATGCGATCACGAAAAAGGGCAAAGGCTATGCCCCCGCTGAACGCGCCAGTGACAAGGGCCATGCCACCGCGAAATTCGATATGGTCACGGGCAAGCAGGCCAAGGCCCCCAGCAATGCGCCGAGCTATACATCCGTCTTTGCCGAAAGCCTGTTGAAACATGCAGCCAGCGATCCGCGCATCTGTGCCGTGACCGCCGCCATGCCCGATGGCACCGGTCTTGCGAAATTCATGGACCGCTATGCCAGCCGCTGTTTCGACGTGGGTATCGCCGAACAACATGCCGTGACCTTCAGCGCGGGGCTGGCCGCAGGCGGGATGCGTCCGTTTTGCGCGATCTATTCGACGTTCCTGCAGCGCGGTTACGATCAGGTTGTCCATGATGTCGCGATCCAGCGTCTGCCCGTGCGTTTCGCCATCGACCGCGCCGGGCTGGTGGGCGCGGATGGCGCGACCCATGCGGGGTCGTTCGATGTGGCCTTTCTGGCCAATCTGCCCGGTTTCGTCGTCATGGCCGCCGCGGATGAGGCTGAACTGGTCCGCATGGTCGCCACCGCTGCGGCGCATGATGACGGCCCTATCGCCTTCCGCTTTCCACGTGGCGAAGGTGTGGGGGTCGAGATCCCCGAAAACGCAGCGCCCTTGGAGATTGGCAAAGGCCGCATGATCCGCGAAGGCGCGCAGGTTGCGATTCTGTCCTTTGGCACCCGCCTGTCCGAGGTGACCCGCGCCTGCGAGGCACTGGAGGCCAAAGGCATCACGCCCACCGTTGCCGATGCGCGTTTCGCCAAACCGCTGGACCGGGACCTGATATTGCGGCTGGCTGCCGGTCATGACGCGCTGATCACCGTCGAAGAAGGTGCCGTTGGTGGTTTCGGCAGCCATGTCGCGCAATTGCTGGCGGATGAAGGTGTCTTTGATCACGGGCTGCGGTTCCGGTCCATGGTGCTGCCCGATATCTTCATTGATCAGGCCAGCCCCAAGGCGATGTATGATGTGGCGGGCATGAATGCCGCGCATATCGAGGCAAAAGTCCTGGAGGCGCTGGGCGTCGCCCGTCTGGGCAAACGCGCCTGA
- a CDS encoding exodeoxyribonuclease VII small subunit, which yields MTEVDQMSFEDAIKELETVVGQLERGDVALDQSIALYERGAALKARCEAKLKEAEEKVARITLGETGQPTGTAPLDG from the coding sequence ATGACCGAGGTTGACCAGATGAGTTTCGAAGACGCAATCAAGGAGCTGGAAACCGTTGTCGGCCAGTTGGAGCGCGGCGATGTGGCACTTGACCAATCCATTGCGCTATATGAGCGCGGTGCTGCGCTGAAGGCCCGCTGCGAGGCCAAGCTGAAGGAAGCCGAGGAAAAGGTCGCCCGCATCACCTTGGGCGAGACGGGCCAGCCGACAGGGACAGCGCCGCTGGATGGTTGA
- a CDS encoding response regulator — MSADDAHLLIVDDDARIRSLLQKFLMRAGFLVTTARDAAHARRVLAGLEFDLIVLDVMMSGEDGIALCRDLRRSITTPIMLLTAKGETIDRITGLEAGADDYLVKPFEPKELLLRINAILRRVPAADPVVILPKVLHMGPVRYDIERGEMWHGEDLVRLTATESQLMRIFSGRPGEPVTRTKLVEELSRSGGQTQERAVDVQITRLRRKIETDPKQPRFLQTVRGEGYMLAPE, encoded by the coding sequence ATGAGTGCTGACGACGCCCACCTGTTGATTGTCGATGACGACGCCCGGATTCGCAGCCTTTTGCAGAAATTCCTGATGCGCGCGGGGTTTCTGGTCACCACCGCGCGCGATGCCGCCCATGCCCGCCGGGTGCTGGCGGGGCTGGAATTCGATCTGATCGTGCTGGATGTCATGATGTCCGGCGAGGATGGGATCGCGCTGTGCCGTGACCTGCGCCGGAGCATCACCACCCCGATCATGCTGCTGACCGCCAAGGGTGAAACGATCGACCGGATCACCGGGCTGGAGGCGGGGGCGGATGATTATCTGGTCAAGCCCTTCGAGCCAAAGGAATTGTTGTTGCGCATCAACGCGATCCTGCGCCGTGTCCCCGCCGCCGACCCTGTCGTGATCCTGCCCAAGGTGCTGCATATGGGTCCGGTGCGCTATGATATCGAGCGCGGCGAGATGTGGCATGGCGAAGATCTTGTCCGCCTGACCGCCACAGAAAGCCAGTTGATGCGCATCTTTTCGGGCCGCCCCGGCGAGCCTGTCACCCGCACCAAGCTGGTCGAGGAACTGAGCCGGTCGGGCGGGCAGACCCAGGAACGTGCCGTCGATGTCCAGATCACCCGCCTGCGCCGCAAGATCGAGACCGACCCCAAACAGCCGCGGTTCCTGCAAACGGTCCGCGGCGAAGGCTATATGCTGGCCCCGGAATAA
- a CDS encoding methyl-accepting chemotaxis protein, with translation MKDLQQDMPEQDKSDALMAELARRLGDLSIDIAGVSGHVDDTSQQVGQQSRTGSELAQRVDHISGRAQAVLTSAEAAQDISSRAEENAQESGSKLQAMVADVAALIDTVTHIADQFGRLQDTLTSVARVSGEIGEISRQTNLLSLNAAIEAARAGAHGRGFMVLAREVKDLSQTTRDATGEIAGTIGALDRELAGLRGETDRALDHAGVIRTQIDDISALVENMPRVMGSVIAAQRDIVGASTSIATEIVQMKSGIDDLSAGIAASDQSLAHAREKMLDLTNSSETLTAMTALIGLETIDTPYITAAQDLASRISARFDQALQSGEVSSADLFDRDYRPVPGSNPAQVVLRSVRFTDRVLPAFQEPALDLSDRVVFCAAVNSDGYLPTHNLKFSHPQRPDDPDWNAANCRNRRIFNDRVGLAAGRSKRPFLLQAYRRDMGNGTYAMMKDVSAPIMVKGRHWGGVRLAYLA, from the coding sequence ATGAAAGATCTGCAACAGGATATGCCTGAACAAGACAAATCCGATGCGCTGATGGCCGAACTTGCGCGCCGTCTGGGTGATCTGTCGATTGATATTGCCGGGGTCTCTGGTCATGTTGACGACACGTCCCAACAGGTCGGCCAGCAATCGCGCACGGGCAGCGAACTGGCGCAGCGCGTTGATCATATTTCTGGTCGGGCGCAGGCGGTGCTGACCTCGGCAGAGGCGGCGCAGGATATATCCTCTAGGGCCGAAGAAAACGCGCAGGAAAGCGGCAGTAAATTGCAGGCGATGGTGGCGGATGTGGCCGCGTTGATCGATACGGTCACGCATATCGCGGATCAGTTCGGCCGCCTGCAGGACACATTGACCAGCGTTGCCCGCGTTTCGGGCGAAATCGGTGAAATTTCGCGCCAGACCAACCTTTTGTCGTTGAATGCCGCGATCGAGGCGGCGCGCGCCGGGGCGCATGGGCGCGGCTTTATGGTGCTGGCGCGCGAGGTGAAAGACCTGTCGCAGACCACGCGCGACGCGACAGGCGAAATCGCTGGCACGATTGGCGCGCTTGACCGTGAATTGGCCGGGCTGCGCGGGGAAACCGACCGCGCGCTGGACCATGCCGGGGTGATCCGCACGCAGATCGACGATATCAGCGCATTGGTCGAGAATATGCCGCGCGTCATGGGTTCGGTCATTGCCGCGCAGCGCGATATCGTCGGGGCCTCGACCAGTATTGCGACCGAAATCGTGCAGATGAAATCGGGCATTGATGACCTGTCGGCCGGGATCGCCGCATCCGACCAAAGCCTTGCGCATGCGCGCGAGAAAATGCTTGATCTGACCAATAGTTCCGAGACCCTGACAGCGATGACCGCGCTGATCGGCTTGGAAACGATAGACACGCCCTACATCACCGCGGCGCAGGATCTGGCAAGCCGGATCAGCGCCCGGTTCGACCAGGCCCTCCAAAGCGGAGAGGTGTCATCGGCCGACCTTTTTGACCGCGATTATCGCCCTGTCCCCGGCAGCAACCCTGCGCAGGTGGTTCTGCGCTCTGTGCGGTTCACCGACCGGGTGCTGCCCGCGTTTCAGGAACCCGCGCTGGACCTGTCTGATCGCGTGGTATTTTGCGCGGCGGTCAATAGCGATGGCTATCTGCCGACCCATAACCTCAAGTTCAGTCACCCACAGCGCCCCGATGATCCCGATTGGAACGCTGCCAATTGCCGCAACCGGCGGATTTTCAATGATCGCGTCGGTCTGGCCGCAGGCCGCAGCAAGCGTCCGTTCCTGCTACAGGCCTATCGCCGGGACATGGGCAATGGGACCTATGCGATGATGAAAGACGTCTCTGCCCCGATCATGGTCAAGGGGCGTCATTGGGGCGGGGTCAGGCTGGCCTATCTGGCCTAA
- a CDS encoding fatty acid desaturase: MSRTKDRPSDMTARDWVHVLAQYREPSNWRSSFELAVSLIPFILLWVLAVWVSQFSYLGALLISALNGLFLLRLFCIQHDCGHGSFFGNRNVSDWIGRALGVVTLTPYDVWRRTHSIHHSHAGDLDQRGIGDVMTLTVEEYHQRTPFGRFLYRAYRHPLVMFGLGPTYIFFLQNRVPLGRMQRERKYWISAMGTNLAVAVILGAIFYIGGFAALFLVFLPTTLIAASIGVWLFYVQHQFETTHWDTTENWQLHDAALHGSSHYDLPPILRWFTANIGIHHVHHLYSRIPFYRLTEVLRDHQDLVDCSRMTLLQSLKCASLDLWDEKSRQLVSFAAARRATS; encoded by the coding sequence ATGAGCAGAACCAAAGACCGCCCTTCAGACATGACCGCGCGCGACTGGGTGCATGTGCTTGCGCAATACCGCGAGCCCAGCAATTGGCGCAGCAGCTTTGAATTGGCGGTCAGCCTGATCCCTTTCATCCTGTTATGGGTGCTTGCGGTCTGGGTCTCGCAATTCAGCTATCTGGGTGCTCTCTTGATCTCGGCGCTGAACGGCCTGTTCCTGCTGCGGCTGTTCTGCATCCAGCATGATTGCGGACATGGATCGTTCTTCGGCAACCGCAATGTCAGCGACTGGATCGGGCGGGCCTTGGGCGTCGTGACCCTGACGCCCTATGATGTCTGGCGGCGCACCCATTCGATCCACCACAGCCATGCGGGCGATCTGGACCAGCGTGGCATCGGCGATGTGATGACCCTCACGGTCGAGGAATACCACCAGCGTACGCCGTTCGGGCGGTTCCTGTATCGGGCCTACCGGCATCCGCTGGTGATGTTCGGGCTGGGGCCAACCTATATCTTTTTCCTGCAAAACCGCGTGCCGCTGGGCCGGATGCAGCGCGAAAGAAAATATTGGATCAGCGCCATGGGCACCAATCTGGCCGTTGCGGTGATCCTTGGCGCGATCTTCTATATCGGTGGTTTTGCGGCGCTGTTTCTGGTGTTCCTGCCCACGACATTGATCGCCGCCTCGATCGGGGTCTGGCTGTTCTATGTGCAGCACCAGTTCGAAACGACCCATTGGGACACGACCGAAAACTGGCAATTGCACGATGCCGCCCTGCACGGCAGTTCCCATTACGACCTGCCGCCGATCCTGCGCTGGTTCACCGCCAATATCGGCATCCATCATGTGCATCACCTCTACAGCCGGATCCCGTTTTACCGCCTGACCGAGGTCTTGCGCGATCATCAGGATCTTGTGGATTGCAGCCGGATGACCCTGCTGCAAAGCCTCAAATGCGCCAGCCTCGATCTCTGGGATGAAAAATCACGGCAATTGGTGTCTTTTGCCGCCGCGCGACGGGCAACCAGCTAG
- a CDS encoding MarR family winged helix-turn-helix transcriptional regulator → MPEGTRPQMGQNLLFLTDEQLRKGIEAMFFAYRGFTADPDRILAQKSYGRAHHRALHFIHRSPGTTVNNLLSILGVTKQSLNRVLRSLIEDGLVISSVGQKDKRERHLHLTPAGATLERELSDAQRDRMRAAYRAAGPSAVVGFRQVLEAMMDPEARLHYEAMKDKPE, encoded by the coding sequence ATGCCAGAAGGCACGCGGCCCCAGATGGGGCAAAACCTGCTGTTCCTGACGGATGAACAGTTGCGCAAAGGGATCGAGGCGATGTTTTTCGCCTATCGTGGGTTCACCGCGGACCCGGACCGTATTCTGGCGCAGAAATCCTATGGCCGCGCGCATCACCGCGCGCTGCATTTCATCCATCGCAGCCCCGGCACCACAGTCAACAATCTGTTGTCGATACTTGGTGTTACAAAACAATCGCTTAATCGTGTGTTGCGCAGCCTGATCGAGGACGGTCTGGTCATCAGCAGCGTTGGCCAAAAGGATAAACGCGAACGTCATCTGCATCTGACCCCGGCCGGTGCAACGCTGGAACGCGAATTATCCGATGCCCAGCGTGACCGGATGCGCGCCGCTTATCGGGCGGCCGGACCCTCGGCTGTGGTCGGGTTCCGTCAGGTGCTCGAGGCGATGATGGACCCAGAGGCGCGCCTGCATTACGAGGCGATGAAGGACAAACCGGAATGA
- a CDS encoding histone deacetylase family protein, with the protein MTTALIFHDDGLGHVTPPGHPEQVARLGAVLDALDGIALLRVKAPLAAEDDLLRAHPQAHIDALRAAAPATGWRALDADTHMSPGTLAAAYRAAGAVVRAVDLVMAGEVANAFAAMRPPGHHAERATAMGFCFFGNVAIAAKHALDHHGLSRVAIVDFDVHHGNGTQDLVEDDPRILFCSTHQSPLYPGTGAAHETGVGNVLNVPLRGGTGSKAFRDVMERVVLPRVDAFAPELILISAGFDAHRDDPLAGLELTEDDFAWITARLCDLADSHCHGRVVSALEGGYDLLALGASAAAHVRILEERGR; encoded by the coding sequence ATGACAACTGCGCTGATCTTTCACGATGATGGCCTTGGCCATGTGACGCCCCCCGGCCATCCCGAGCAGGTGGCGCGGCTGGGTGCCGTGCTGGATGCTTTGGACGGGATCGCCCTTTTGCGCGTCAAGGCGCCATTGGCGGCCGAGGATGATTTGCTGCGCGCCCATCCGCAGGCGCATATCGATGCTCTGCGCGCGGCGGCACCTGCAACGGGCTGGCGCGCGCTGGATGCCGATACCCATATGTCCCCTGGCACGCTGGCCGCGGCTTATCGCGCGGCGGGGGCTGTGGTGCGCGCGGTCGATCTGGTCATGGCGGGCGAGGTCGCCAATGCCTTTGCCGCGATGCGCCCGCCCGGTCACCATGCCGAACGCGCGACTGCGATGGGTTTTTGTTTCTTTGGCAATGTGGCGATTGCGGCCAAACATGCGCTGGACCATCACGGGCTGTCCCGGGTCGCTATTGTCGATTTCGACGTGCATCACGGCAATGGCACGCAGGATCTGGTCGAGGATGATCCGCGCATCCTGTTTTGTTCCACGCATCAATCACCGCTTTATCCCGGCACCGGGGCCGCGCATGAAACCGGTGTGGGCAATGTGCTGAACGTGCCTTTGCGCGGCGGTACGGGGTCCAAGGCGTTTCGCGATGTGATGGAGCGCGTGGTTTTGCCCCGCGTCGATGCCTTTGCGCCTGAGCTGATCCTGATTTCGGCGGGGTTCGATGCGCATCGCGATGATCCGCTGGCGGGGCTGGAGCTGACCGAGGATGATTTCGCCTGGATCACCGCGCGTCTATGCGATCTTGCGGACAGCCATTGCCACGGCAGGGTGGTGTCGGCGCTGGAAGGCGGCTATGACCTATTGGCGCTGGGCGCATCCGCAGCCGCCCATGTCCGTATTTTGGAGGAAAGAGGCCGATGA